ttttatgtcaaaacatctctcaacctagatttccacccctgtACACATCTAGATTCCGGGTTTTGCTCACCGAGTTCTTTCTTACTAGCTTTCTTACCCatgtctccctctgtcccccccccccagtattaCTGCTGTAAAAAGAATGAGCTGGATGGGGACACAGGCTCAGGCTCTCAGCCACAGTTCGCCTGCAATGCCTGCAGCGCACCGGGCGTGGACGGGTCGGCCgtcacccccctctccctgtcacCCGACCCCGCGCCGCCCCGAAACTACTGCCCCACCTGCTCGCCCTACAGCTCGCCCTTCTACATCCGCACCACGGACGAGATGCGCAACGGCGGCGAGCGCATCACCTACATGCCCACGCACTACGAAAACCCGGCGCtgtccctcaccctctcctccatGCACAGCGCCCCGATGAGCTCCCGCAACCCGCTGGACTTCTACACCAACACACGGGCCATCAGCACCGAGGTCTGACCTGCGGACACTTGAGAATCTCCCACCCGCGGACCAGGCCGCAGaacccctgtctctctgtcgtCTGTACCAGTTTAGAGTAGATGCTGGCAGAGGGTTCGTCAAACCTTTGAGGACTGTTCCTGAGATGCCTGGGGCTCCAGGCTCAAAACTTACCCTCTCCCTGCTTCCCACTGGATCCCACTAAAcatgtgacattttgaaaatacaaatatttagaaCAATGTATGAGGGCTAATTATATTGTTGTCGTACCTGTATCCACAACTTGTGGTTTTGTCTTATCTGCTAACAAGAATGAATAAAAAGAATGCGTGTACTTTTGGGTCAggcacaaaagaaaataatatttgtctTTTGAACATGGGAAGAAAAGTCCTGAGCGATGCCATTTTTTCCGATCAGCATTTTTAACTGAATAGTGAGCAAAACTGTATAAAGTCAACATTTCAGAGCTTTCTCTATGCAAGTACTGTACATTCACACCCAACACAtggagagaaacagtgaacagGAGCCAAGCAATGCAGCTATTACCTGCTTTACCTGTCTTAGCCTGCTGTTTATTATAATATTGAAGGAGAACTAAGATAAGTTTTGTCAGGACACCAATGGCTTTtgtcacagacagaaagactgCTGGGAAGTTGGAGTCTGAAGCGGCCATTGGAGCAGAGTTTCTCCATCTGGATTTTGAGGGTAACAATGCTGTTCTACCAGGAGACTCTTAGGCTAGTTTGTAGCCTTAAACATCTGATGCTGCCAGGATTTCTTGAGACAGGG
This is a stretch of genomic DNA from Anguilla rostrata isolate EN2019 chromosome 4, ASM1855537v3, whole genome shotgun sequence. It encodes these proteins:
- the fam163ab gene encoding protein FAM163A; its protein translation is MTAGTVVITGGILATVILLCIIAVLCYCRLQYYCCKKNELDGDTGSGSQPQFACNACSAPGVDGSAVTPLSLSPDPAPPRNYCPTCSPYSSPFYIRTTDEMRNGGERITYMPTHYENPALSLTLSSMHSAPMSSRNPLDFYTNTRAISTEV